A part of Paenibacillus sp. 481 genomic DNA contains:
- a CDS encoding polymorphic toxin-type HINT domain-containing protein: MKKYISVILAFMMVFTSLPLASAQPLWSEDNSTSTPRSVTEAVYDSQPADLKPEDIITISSVANQFNVTGDWVYEEIKKGYRLHHIYEGLQEKQKGGSYEQYMKQLYPNVIQKPLDERNTGVTSSVYGDLNKDASVEGNSSVTNAVYPVTNSRKKRSASGEYDNIALKQKQLKFDHAPFSIGDVNEQISTVDGSLQIQNTDLILPGPNGLDFELRRVYDSSRGKDDTFYDWSEYKQSTKRTEEDYRTSLGKGWMWDIPYFKEDGDQKFIYIPGKGTFGIADNYEILGYPFGDLSFGPSYGEPEGTVFALTDATKGLRYTFSADGFLKQINDKHGNFTEFVYDGYKLFMVATFSNQDVARQQYNVLFIKDYDDYTLATASYKDPATNTYQERKVKYVKNKININGREHNILKEVIDPVGRSTKYYYDVRNTMFFNILKGYDIFTDFSDRMMYWGKNTWVTLGMIEHPTKAQTKFETSEVLREIGVYAQEEQVRYEGRKRLYSTNTGAEVAADIQKLTFHRDIGQTYGDQSFSVSVDDGLTLSKYNYSLDYREDYHNLDDSSTYQFPPDSPLMYTDSVEVSSKRSNERKVTGYGYDTYSNREERHTNPTQVTETSYGPTGASHSKATRYTYDDYGYVLTETNSLNVTSHLEYGYAAGYKRLKKSTVPVGPKSNLVTEYEYDQKTASVTQVAVHNGQGQQLSQVNYDYDLLGNPTTIQIKGDGSRNTVVKQEFNQEHKYRFVNKQTVTVTDANGNASDIVSQNKIIPETGNLYQFIDGKGQVVTYSYDHLNRITSETYHDGTQTKIVYDDAQNKVTVTSPTGEQSEWLFDPFGRLIKETNGRGSANHTYDEFNHVIVKGNANGSSTHYKYDAWGRVIEEKPGHYEATRFLYDDGANTKTTIDGANNTFKETYDVLGRLLLKEEVKPGGNVELARYVYDYAGNVTSMADGNNNVTKYEYDALSRLVAVTDAEGKTTKYKYNLTGDMVEVQYPDGNIVQKKYDEIGRLVEQLDPKQQSKKLYYDANDNVVRSVDRKGQTQQFEYNNRDLLTSSITADETITYAYDAAGKRLSMKDNTGTTNYNYHPTGELKTITYHDGIMLSYDYEGRGLRTKQSVSAGSFNLTSSIDYLFDYPTPTKLSVMDGSGNALSQFTYEFDQRSKFLSKLSGSNGYTESYKYDGLNMIDIQQQLGGNTFGQYTYNYDKNRNIVGKNDNGAGYQYTYDKLNRIQTNSQFNETYAYDNRDNRSTLTTDHTPEIKGGSYTYDQRNRLTSVTTDEGKTVTYRYNGDNLMVERTENGETTRYYYDDNDKIVAEAKVENGSVTILAGYVYDANDDILARQVPGKGMQYYITNGHGDVTEIRDEQGNVLNKYTYDIWGNPLNTPEEKVPNIFRYSGEYWDATTGLQYLRERWYDPSIGRFINEDTYEGEIDSPLSLNLYTYVLNNPLIFVDPTGNVAQFAKNAWNGVKKGARVAGRAAVSTANFLVLDDLRVISDPNTSMAQKGMAIATTLIPAGKVLKAGKAATNVYQASKAKKAQKAKTGCNCFVAGTMVLTDEGEKNIEDIEVGDKVLSKNEETGEQAYKEVTHLYRNDKEIIYELTVGDQVIETTDNHPFWVEGKGWVLAADLHAGDKLQQSNGNILTIDKINIVKHDEMVKVYNFTVADFHTYFVSDLGIWVHNINKFCGSASDLADLARKSKKNDGLQGAKVSADLIYDASIDFVGKGAKVQKIDGGMLYTSKDGLKSVRTGKKYGKGVYEANFESFDKRGNRLTNYHVEIE, translated from the coding sequence ATGAAAAAGTACATATCTGTCATTCTCGCGTTCATGATGGTGTTTACAAGCTTGCCACTAGCTTCGGCACAGCCACTATGGTCGGAGGATAACTCCACGTCAACGCCACGCTCGGTAACCGAGGCGGTTTACGATTCACAGCCAGCAGACTTAAAGCCGGAAGACATCATTACGATATCTTCGGTAGCAAATCAATTCAATGTAACAGGTGATTGGGTTTACGAAGAAATCAAAAAAGGGTATCGACTGCATCATATATACGAAGGTTTGCAGGAGAAGCAAAAAGGCGGCTCCTATGAGCAATATATGAAGCAATTATATCCAAATGTTATACAAAAACCGCTGGATGAACGGAATACAGGTGTTACATCTAGCGTGTATGGAGATTTGAATAAAGATGCTAGCGTCGAAGGAAATAGCAGCGTCACAAATGCTGTTTATCCGGTAACGAATAGCCGCAAAAAGCGTTCTGCATCTGGTGAATACGATAATATTGCACTTAAGCAGAAGCAGCTGAAATTCGATCATGCACCGTTCTCGATAGGTGATGTGAATGAACAGATTTCAACGGTCGACGGCTCGCTTCAGATTCAAAACACCGATCTCATTCTTCCAGGTCCTAATGGATTAGACTTTGAACTTCGCCGTGTCTATGACAGCTCCCGCGGTAAAGATGATACGTTTTACGACTGGTCGGAATATAAGCAGTCTACAAAGAGAACAGAAGAGGATTATCGTACTTCGTTAGGAAAAGGGTGGATGTGGGATATCCCTTACTTTAAAGAAGACGGGGATCAAAAGTTTATATACATACCCGGAAAAGGGACATTTGGAATAGCGGATAACTATGAAATATTAGGGTATCCATTCGGCGATTTAAGCTTTGGTCCAAGTTATGGAGAACCAGAAGGTACCGTGTTTGCTCTTACTGATGCGACCAAAGGATTAAGATATACCTTTAGTGCAGATGGATTTTTGAAGCAAATTAATGATAAACACGGAAACTTTACTGAATTTGTCTATGATGGATACAAGTTATTTATGGTTGCTACTTTCTCCAACCAAGATGTAGCCAGACAACAATACAATGTACTATTTATTAAAGATTATGATGACTATACGCTTGCGACTGCTTCATACAAAGACCCTGCAACGAATACATATCAAGAGCGAAAAGTTAAATATGTAAAAAATAAGATTAATATTAACGGTCGAGAGCATAACATTTTGAAAGAAGTCATTGATCCGGTCGGCCGCTCTACTAAATATTATTATGATGTAAGAAACACGATGTTCTTCAATATTTTGAAAGGATATGATATATTTACAGATTTTTCTGATAGAATGATGTATTGGGGTAAGAATACATGGGTAACGTTGGGTATGATCGAACATCCAACAAAAGCACAGACAAAGTTTGAAACGTCTGAAGTTCTCCGTGAAATTGGTGTTTACGCCCAAGAAGAACAAGTTCGGTATGAGGGACGTAAACGATTGTATAGTACAAATACCGGAGCAGAGGTTGCAGCAGACATTCAGAAATTAACTTTTCACCGGGATATCGGCCAAACATATGGAGATCAGTCCTTTAGCGTAAGTGTTGACGATGGCTTGACTCTAAGTAAATATAACTATTCTTTAGATTATAGAGAAGATTATCACAATTTAGATGACAGCTCGACGTACCAATTTCCTCCAGATTCCCCGTTGATGTATACGGATTCTGTAGAAGTTTCATCTAAACGCAGCAATGAAAGAAAAGTGACTGGCTATGGTTATGATACTTACTCTAATAGAGAGGAACGGCATACTAATCCAACTCAAGTTACTGAAACTAGCTATGGTCCGACTGGTGCATCACATTCAAAAGCGACGAGGTACACGTACGATGACTATGGATACGTACTGACGGAAACAAATTCACTGAACGTTACAAGTCATCTTGAATACGGCTATGCGGCGGGATATAAAAGATTAAAGAAAAGCACGGTTCCTGTTGGACCGAAGTCGAATTTAGTAACCGAATATGAATATGATCAAAAAACGGCGAGCGTGACGCAGGTAGCGGTACACAATGGTCAAGGTCAGCAGCTAAGTCAAGTCAATTATGACTATGATTTGCTTGGCAACCCGACAACGATTCAAATAAAGGGCGATGGCTCCAGAAATACGGTCGTTAAGCAGGAGTTCAATCAAGAACATAAGTATAGGTTCGTGAACAAGCAGACTGTTACAGTAACGGACGCAAACGGAAACGCTTCTGATATAGTGAGTCAGAATAAAATAATTCCTGAGACAGGTAACCTTTATCAATTTATAGACGGTAAAGGACAGGTTGTTACGTACAGTTATGATCATCTGAACCGAATTACGTCTGAAACGTACCATGACGGTACACAGACGAAAATCGTGTACGATGATGCTCAAAATAAAGTAACGGTAACCTCTCCAACCGGAGAGCAATCTGAATGGTTGTTTGATCCGTTTGGCCGTCTTATTAAAGAAACGAACGGACGGGGCTCTGCAAACCATACTTATGATGAATTTAATCACGTCATTGTTAAAGGAAATGCCAACGGTTCCTCTACACATTATAAATACGATGCATGGGGACGAGTCATTGAAGAGAAGCCGGGTCATTATGAGGCAACTCGCTTCTTATATGATGATGGAGCAAACACAAAAACGACGATCGATGGCGCGAATAACACGTTTAAAGAAACGTATGATGTACTAGGAAGATTACTGCTTAAAGAAGAAGTAAAGCCTGGTGGCAATGTCGAACTGGCTCGTTATGTGTATGACTATGCAGGTAATGTTACAAGCATGGCGGACGGCAATAACAATGTGACGAAGTATGAGTATGATGCTTTGAGTCGTCTAGTTGCTGTAACGGATGCCGAAGGAAAGACGACCAAATATAAATACAATTTGACTGGCGATATGGTCGAAGTGCAATATCCGGATGGAAATATCGTGCAGAAGAAGTACGATGAGATCGGACGATTAGTTGAACAGCTTGATCCGAAGCAGCAGAGTAAGAAATTGTACTACGATGCAAACGATAATGTAGTTCGTTCCGTTGATCGTAAAGGTCAGACACAGCAGTTCGAATATAACAATCGTGATTTATTGACAAGCAGTATAACAGCGGATGAGACGATCACCTATGCGTACGATGCCGCAGGCAAGCGACTTTCGATGAAAGACAACACAGGTACCACGAATTACAACTATCATCCGACAGGTGAACTGAAGACGATCACGTATCACGACGGTATTATGCTAAGCTACGATTATGAAGGACGCGGCTTGCGGACGAAACAAAGTGTATCAGCTGGAAGCTTTAATCTAACATCTAGCATTGACTATTTATTTGATTATCCAACACCAACCAAACTTTCAGTTATGGATGGAAGTGGGAATGCATTATCTCAGTTTACGTACGAGTTCGATCAACGTTCTAAATTTTTGTCCAAGCTTAGTGGATCAAATGGTTACACGGAGTCATATAAGTACGATGGTCTGAACATGATCGATATTCAGCAGCAATTGGGCGGAAACACATTTGGCCAATACACGTACAATTATGATAAGAACCGTAACATTGTTGGAAAAAATGATAATGGTGCAGGGTATCAGTATACTTACGATAAGCTGAACCGTATTCAAACAAACAGCCAGTTTAACGAGACGTATGCGTACGATAATCGGGATAATCGGAGTACCCTAACAACGGATCATACACCTGAAATTAAGGGTGGCAGTTACACGTATGATCAACGAAATCGTCTGACATCTGTTACAACAGATGAAGGTAAGACCGTTACTTATCGCTACAATGGCGACAACCTGATGGTCGAGCGTACGGAAAACGGTGAGACAACACGTTATTATTATGATGATAACGACAAAATCGTAGCTGAAGCTAAAGTAGAAAACGGTTCAGTTACCATTTTGGCAGGTTATGTGTACGATGCGAACGATGATATTTTAGCGCGTCAAGTTCCGGGTAAAGGCATGCAGTATTACATTACGAACGGACACGGCGACGTCACTGAAATTCGCGACGAGCAGGGTAATGTACTAAACAAGTACACGTATGATATATGGGGTAACCCATTAAATACGCCTGAGGAAAAAGTTCCTAACATCTTCCGCTACTCAGGCGAGTACTGGGATGCAACTACAGGCTTGCAATATTTGCGTGAAAGATGGTATGACCCGAGTATCGGTCGTTTTATTAACGAGGATACGTATGAGGGTGAAATAGATAGCCCGCTTAGTTTGAACTTGTATACGTATGTATTGAACAACCCGTTGATTTTTGTGGATCCAACAGGAAACGTAGCACAGTTTGCAAAAAATGCTTGGAACGGTGTGAAAAAGGGAGCAAGGGTAGCTGGAAGAGCAGCGGTAAGCACAGCCAATTTCCTAGTGCTGGATGATCTGCGAGTTATATCTGATCCGAACACCTCTATGGCACAAAAGGGTATGGCGATTGCTACTACTTTAATACCAGCTGGAAAAGTGCTTAAAGCAGGTAAGGCAGCTACAAATGTTTATCAGGCAAGTAAGGCTAAGAAAGCCCAGAAGGCTAAAACGGGATGTAATTGTTTCGTTGCTGGAACAATGGTTCTCACAGACGAAGGGGAGAAAAATATCGAAGACATTGAAGTCGGAGATAAGGTTCTCTCGAAGAATGAAGAGACTGGCGAGCAAGCGTACAAGGAAGTTACGCATCTGTATAGAAATGATAAGGAAATCATCTACGAATTGACCGTAGGCGACCAAGTCATTGAGACAACCGACAATCATCCATTCTGGGTGGAAGGTAAAGGTTGGGTGCTTGCGGCTGACTTACATGCGGGGGATAAGTTACAGCAGAGTAATGGAAATATCTTGACTATTGATAAGATTAATATCGTTAAGCACGATGAAATGGTTAAGGTCTACAACTTTACTGTTGCTGACTTCCATACTTATTTTGTAAGCGATTTGGGGATTTGGGTTCATAATATTAATAAGTTCTGCGGTTCAGCTTCCGACTTAGCAGATTTGGCTAGGAAATCCAAGAAAAATGATGGTTTACAAGGTGCGAAAGTTTCAGCCGACTTGATATATGATGCATCAATTGATTTTGTTGGTAAGGGAGCGAAAGTACAGAAGATTGATGGAGGAATGCTCTATACTAGCAAAGATGGGTTAAAGTCAGTTAGAACAGGGAAAAAGTATGGTAAGGGCGTGTATGAAGCCAACTTTGAATCGTTTGATAAGAGAGGGAACAGACTCACGAATTACCATGTTGAAATTGAGTAA
- a CDS encoding RHS repeat domain-containing protein, which translates to MTFYYTARKKTLLICFMFIMFFVLHHKAEASKQSEQKLNYTEISSSSEHFKKWEMLDPSIGHQTGRAEGDGWSATIKNDKPGFLSYGPYVNNLNLGEWVTTWSLKVDTNQIDNKKVARLEVFDPDTLEMLAFQEIERNQFTLSNTYQDFYLKFKRSRQNQRLEFRVFWYGEVNLQLKHITANQITKVDTLKTWNMTDDGIGHNTGRKDGANWSATPQQDKEGHLNYGPYVRDLATGTWETSWSLMIDNHTADNAKVARLEVYDYETGKILASREISRKQFSQPNTTQYFDLKFTNLTPSHRLEFRVYWYGNAKITVKNISTMKTVKINYQKSWKMNDSTIGHNTGRVDGDGWAANTQQDKEGHLNFGPYARDLPVGTWEVSWPLLIDNNVADNEKVARLEVYDYETGEILAFREIHRQQLDSQQFKNLKLRFNHTNTSHRLEFRTYWYGNAYIKLKDVQIKYISPSLFGEVWNMFDPAISHQIGKNIEGVWSVDPIQDKIPGYMSYGPYEKNLSKGTWTVTWSMMLEGSNVKKGNLLRLEVYNSGTGEILASKTINSQQFMARNHFQNFDLQFQNNADAGQPLEFKVFWYGDSAVKLRNIKISQARLVDEYVYDKNGRLIQWIQADGKQKYYEYDPNGNVLRTIRANE; encoded by the coding sequence ATGACTTTCTACTATACGGCAAGAAAAAAAACACTCTTAATTTGTTTTATGTTTATTATGTTCTTCGTGTTACATCACAAAGCTGAAGCCAGTAAGCAATCTGAGCAGAAGCTGAACTACACTGAAATAAGTTCAAGTAGTGAACACTTTAAAAAATGGGAGATGCTGGATCCAAGCATTGGGCATCAAACAGGTCGAGCGGAGGGCGATGGATGGTCAGCGACTATCAAAAATGATAAACCTGGCTTCCTGAGCTACGGGCCTTATGTAAATAATCTAAATTTAGGAGAATGGGTTACTACATGGTCATTAAAAGTAGATACCAATCAGATTGACAACAAAAAAGTAGCTCGACTAGAAGTATTTGATCCGGATACATTAGAAATGTTAGCGTTTCAAGAGATAGAGAGAAATCAGTTTACACTTAGCAATACCTATCAAGATTTCTATCTGAAATTTAAAAGAAGTAGACAGAATCAACGCTTGGAATTCAGAGTGTTTTGGTATGGCGAAGTAAATTTACAATTAAAGCATATCACAGCCAATCAAATCACGAAGGTAGATACGTTGAAAACATGGAACATGACAGATGATGGGATTGGTCATAATACGGGAAGAAAAGATGGCGCTAACTGGTCAGCAACTCCACAACAAGATAAAGAAGGTCACTTGAATTATGGTCCTTATGTAAGAGATCTTGCAACAGGAACATGGGAGACAAGCTGGTCGTTAATGATAGACAATCATACAGCAGATAATGCAAAAGTGGCTCGACTAGAGGTGTATGATTATGAGACTGGTAAAATTCTAGCCTCTCGTGAAATAAGCCGAAAGCAATTTTCCCAACCCAATACCACCCAATACTTTGACTTAAAGTTTACTAATCTAACACCCAGCCACCGCTTGGAATTCAGGGTATATTGGTATGGCAATGCTAAAATAACTGTAAAGAATATTTCTACAATGAAAACGGTAAAGATAAATTATCAAAAAAGTTGGAAGATGAATGATTCTACGATTGGGCATAATACCGGGAGAGTGGATGGAGATGGCTGGGCAGCAAACACTCAACAAGACAAAGAAGGTCATTTGAACTTTGGTCCTTATGCCAGAGATTTACCTGTCGGCACATGGGAAGTTAGCTGGCCTCTTCTCATCGACAATAACGTTGCAGATAATGAAAAAGTAGCTAGGCTAGAAGTATATGATTATGAGACTGGTGAGATCTTAGCATTTCGCGAAATTCATAGGCAACAACTTGATTCCCAACAATTCAAAAATTTAAAGCTGAGATTTAACCATACTAACACCAGTCACAGACTAGAGTTTCGCACATATTGGTACGGTAACGCTTATATCAAATTAAAAGATGTTCAAATCAAATACATCTCGCCAAGCTTGTTTGGTGAAGTGTGGAATATGTTTGATCCAGCAATAAGTCATCAAATAGGTAAAAACATTGAAGGTGTTTGGTCCGTTGATCCTATTCAGGACAAAATACCAGGATATATGAGTTATGGTCCATATGAGAAAAATTTGAGTAAGGGAACTTGGACAGTAACCTGGTCAATGATGCTGGAAGGTAGCAACGTTAAAAAGGGTAACCTCTTGCGATTAGAGGTTTATAATTCTGGAACGGGCGAAATTCTAGCTTCTAAAACTATCAATAGTCAGCAGTTCATGGCGAGAAATCATTTTCAAAATTTTGATCTTCAGTTTCAAAACAATGCAGACGCAGGACAGCCGCTAGAATTTAAAGTGTTCTGGTATGGGGACAGCGCTGTTAAATTAAGAAATATAAAAATTAGTCAAGCTAGACTCGTAGACGAGTATGTTTATGACAAGAATGGACGATTAATTCAATGGATTCAAGCAGATGGCAAACAAAAATATTATGAGTATGACCCTAATGGAAATGTATTGAGAACCATTCGTGCAAATGAATAA
- a CDS encoding RHS repeat domain-containing protein, with the protein MKRFIISTIVFIALVTSMLFTDDVVWSAPNNGKNVYKASADYSTKQGDNNWYYQEWNGTTFTDLKWNESEKLWRGNGPFPFIETNLYHPSTNDIVRKWVAPKSGMVRISGIVKKSNTSCGDGVKVMIRKNNKIVWSTDLEYNDLTGVSADHVTHIAKGDSFYFMVNQKADAYCDGTFWDPTITYEEKKLMKYKASEGFSSIQGQNNWYYEEREGDKFFPLTWVKGEVLWRGLTEFSMIGHHWQHPDTRDTVRTWSAPTSGVVKITGRLGKNSAVCGNGVVATLYKNNYAVWSTPLLYNDQTGYQLEHDLTVRADDRLRFMVSQLDKDKDCDGTTWDPVITYLDPQLKLTYSSIAGFGSAQGQSNWYYQEGNGQTYTDMKFDPKEQAWKGSRPYSILTSTMYHPDPSEAVRKWVAPKSGTVRLTGRAFKDNIGCGNGIQAIIYKGKNRIWEPTLAFNDNKGVMLNVNTPVAEGESLHFVVNAIGADNGCDSTFWETEIEYVLSSKTSGYSYDAANRLESITLPNGQIINLYYDENGNLVRSEKG; encoded by the coding sequence ATGAAAAGGTTTATCATTTCAACCATTGTATTTATAGCGCTAGTTACGAGTATGCTGTTTACGGATGATGTGGTGTGGTCGGCCCCTAATAACGGAAAAAATGTGTACAAAGCGAGCGCTGATTATAGTACGAAACAAGGGGATAACAATTGGTACTATCAAGAATGGAACGGAACGACATTTACGGATTTAAAATGGAATGAATCCGAAAAATTGTGGCGAGGAAACGGGCCTTTTCCATTTATTGAAACTAATTTATATCATCCTTCCACCAACGATATTGTTCGCAAATGGGTTGCTCCGAAATCAGGAATGGTACGGATAAGCGGCATAGTTAAGAAAAGTAACACGTCATGTGGTGACGGTGTCAAAGTTATGATACGTAAAAACAATAAAATTGTGTGGTCCACGGATCTTGAATACAATGACCTAACAGGTGTGTCAGCAGACCATGTAACACATATCGCTAAAGGTGACTCCTTTTATTTCATGGTGAATCAAAAAGCTGACGCGTATTGTGACGGAACGTTCTGGGACCCAACGATTACTTATGAAGAAAAGAAACTGATGAAGTATAAAGCTTCAGAAGGATTTAGTTCGATTCAAGGACAGAACAATTGGTACTACGAGGAGCGGGAAGGGGACAAGTTCTTTCCTTTGACTTGGGTGAAAGGAGAAGTCTTGTGGAGAGGTCTAACAGAGTTCTCAATGATTGGACATCACTGGCAGCATCCTGATACAAGAGACACGGTACGGACATGGTCAGCTCCAACCTCAGGCGTCGTGAAAATTACAGGACGGCTAGGCAAGAACAGCGCAGTATGCGGCAATGGAGTTGTTGCAACACTCTACAAAAATAATTACGCGGTGTGGTCGACGCCTCTCCTGTATAATGATCAGACGGGTTATCAGTTGGAGCATGATTTGACGGTTCGTGCCGATGATAGATTGCGATTTATGGTTTCCCAGCTTGACAAAGATAAGGATTGTGATGGTACGACATGGGACCCAGTCATTACATATTTAGATCCTCAGCTTAAGCTGACATATTCATCTATAGCTGGATTCGGCTCTGCGCAAGGGCAATCGAATTGGTACTATCAAGAAGGGAATGGCCAGACGTATACGGATATGAAATTTGATCCGAAAGAACAGGCATGGAAGGGGAGCCGCCCATACTCTATCCTTACATCTACAATGTATCATCCAGACCCTTCCGAAGCAGTCCGGAAATGGGTTGCTCCGAAGTCGGGAACTGTTCGCTTAACAGGGCGTGCTTTTAAGGACAACATCGGTTGTGGTAACGGTATACAAGCCATTATTTATAAAGGAAAGAACAGGATATGGGAGCCAACGCTAGCATTTAATGATAATAAAGGGGTTATGCTTAATGTGAATACGCCAGTAGCGGAGGGAGAGTCATTGCATTTTGTTGTAAATGCTATTGGAGCAGATAACGGATGTGACAGCACGTTCTGGGAAACGGAAATTGAGTATGTTTTATCATCAAAAACTTCAGGTTATTCCTATGATGCAGCTAATCGGCTCGAGTCAATTACGCTCCCGAATGGTCAGATCATTAATTTGTATTATGATGAAAACGGGAACTTGGTCCGGAGTGAGAAAGGCTGA
- the dhaK gene encoding dihydroxyacetone kinase subunit DhaK — MKKVINKPETLVREMCNGLVLAHPELDFNSKYKIVHKKEMNPNKVTLISGGGSGHEPAHAGFVGKGMLDVAVCGDVFASPSQIQIYQAIKASASKKGTLLIIKNYSGDIMNFKNAAHLASEDGVLVDYVKVDDDIAVEDSLYTVGRRGVAGTVLVHKIAGAAAEEGKELSEVKEIAEKAINNTRSIGFALTSCTVPAKGTPTFELNDDEIEYGVGIHGEPGIRREKMTSANELANKMVTDLFRDLNITDSSKQEIALLINGFGGTPLQELYLLANAVVREVKRSSGVSIFKVFVGNYMTSIDMAGASVSVIQLDDELKHYLEASCDTPALQITGSFRPLHVDEETSFEEQDSQSVSYRCETDQKYAKIEHNTFTLPNLMYLLDKMSEIIIENEVPFCELDSHAGDGDFGMSVAKGFKQLKQEWHEITEHHANSIGEFLNECSLIIMEHCGGASGPIWGSAFRAASKYAGDKTELSVTEFAGMMQAVVKGIQDTGERSFGRGAVVGDKTLIDALAPFSDAWEQSAKAGDDVKTAAAKAAEAAVQGAKYTESIVARMGRAGTVGERSLGYPDAGAFALGVIFTELAQVIE, encoded by the coding sequence ATGAAAAAAGTAATAAATAAGCCAGAAACACTCGTCAGAGAAATGTGTAACGGACTCGTGCTCGCACATCCCGAATTGGATTTTAATAGTAAATATAAAATTGTACATAAAAAAGAAATGAACCCTAACAAAGTAACGCTTATTAGCGGCGGCGGAAGTGGGCATGAGCCTGCACATGCTGGATTTGTCGGAAAAGGGATGTTGGATGTTGCGGTGTGCGGAGACGTGTTTGCTTCCCCCTCCCAAATTCAAATTTATCAGGCGATTAAAGCATCCGCTAGTAAAAAAGGAACGTTATTGATTATCAAAAATTACAGCGGCGATATTATGAACTTTAAAAATGCCGCACATCTTGCAAGCGAAGATGGCGTGCTTGTGGATTATGTAAAAGTCGATGACGATATTGCTGTCGAGGACAGCCTGTACACGGTTGGAAGAAGAGGCGTTGCTGGTACCGTCTTGGTGCATAAGATTGCCGGTGCTGCCGCAGAAGAAGGAAAAGAATTAAGCGAAGTCAAGGAAATCGCTGAGAAAGCAATCAATAACACACGAAGCATTGGCTTTGCACTCACTTCCTGTACGGTTCCAGCCAAAGGAACGCCAACGTTCGAACTGAATGACGATGAAATTGAATATGGCGTAGGCATTCATGGCGAGCCTGGAATTCGCCGAGAAAAAATGACGTCCGCCAACGAGCTGGCGAACAAAATGGTCACGGATTTGTTCCGCGACTTAAACATAACCGATAGTTCGAAGCAAGAAATCGCCCTGCTTATAAACGGGTTCGGCGGAACACCGCTGCAAGAATTGTATTTGCTTGCTAACGCTGTCGTTCGTGAAGTGAAGCGCAGCAGTGGTGTATCCATTTTTAAAGTATTCGTCGGCAACTATATGACGAGCATTGACATGGCTGGAGCTTCTGTGTCGGTTATTCAGTTAGACGATGAGTTGAAGCATTATTTGGAGGCAAGCTGTGATACACCTGCTCTTCAGATCACGGGATCATTCCGCCCGCTGCATGTTGATGAAGAGACATCATTTGAGGAACAGGATTCTCAAAGCGTATCGTATCGCTGCGAAACGGATCAGAAATATGCAAAGATCGAGCATAATACGTTTACGCTGCCCAATTTGATGTATCTGCTCGATAAGATGAGTGAGATTATTATTGAAAATGAAGTGCCTTTCTGCGAACTGGACTCACATGCAGGCGATGGCGACTTTGGCATGAGCGTAGCAAAAGGCTTCAAGCAATTGAAGCAAGAATGGCACGAAATCACGGAGCATCATGCGAATAGTATAGGTGAGTTCCTAAATGAGTGTTCCCTGATCATTATGGAACACTGTGGTGGAGCTTCCGGTCCAATCTGGGGATCGGCATTCCGTGCGGCAAGTAAATATGCTGGGGACAAAACCGAACTGAGCGTCACCGAATTTGCCGGCATGATGCAGGCCGTCGTCAAAGGTATTCAAGACACAGGAGAGCGCTCTTTTGGAAGAGGCGCTGTAGTTGGTGATAAGACGTTGATTGATGCGCTTGCTCCGTTCTCCGATGCATGGGAGCAAAGTGCCAAAGCAGGAGACGATGTGAAGACAGCAGCTGCTAAAGCTGCGGAAGCTGCGGTACAAGGTGCGAAGTACACGGAATCCATTGTTGCAAGAATGGGTCGAGCAGGTACGGTTGGAGAAAGAAGTTTGGGCTACCCAGACGCCGGGGCCTTTGCACTGGGCGTCATCTTCACGGAGTTGGCTCAAGTTATAGAATAA